The genomic interval GAATTGTTGTACCAATTAACCAATGAATAGCATCCCCTTGCGCCTTATGTTTGAGCAACGTACCACCGCAACCAAGAGTTTCATCATCTGGATGGACAGCGATAACCAAAACCTTGTTATTCATAAATACTCACCTTTTTCTGGCAATTTACTAAATTCATGTCTAATAATCTTCACTGCGCCGTCATAACATTTAATTAACAAGCTCCGTTCGCAATCTAAAACCAAGCCTGGCTCAAGGTTATTTTTATCATACTTAACTTCTTCAATCTCCCATATCTTAACTTCTACTCCATTATGTAGAAGATGCGCTCCAATATATGGTTCTGATAAGCCTCGCACTAAATTATATATTGCACGACTAGACATTCTAAAATCTATCAAGCCATCTTGAGGGGTACGCTTTCTCCAAAGATTTGAAAGCTCATGACGTTGAGGAGTTCTTAAATAATTACCTTTTTTTAAATCCGGCAAAAAATCTTCTATTTGCTTCAAAGCAATATTTGTTATCCTGTTATATAAAGAGAGAGCATTATCTTCATAACCAATACATACTCGCTCTTGGGATAATAAATCCCCATCATCAGCCCCTTCTTCCATAAAGAAAAATGTAGAAGCCGTTTGGTCTAAGCCCAAAATAAGCGACCAAATAATAGGGTGCCTTCCTCTATTTTCAGGTAATGCTGTTGGGTGAAATCCAACAACTCCTATGCTTGTGAGGTTTAATAGTTCTGATTTGATCAATTTTGACCAGCCAAAACAAAAAATAATATCTGGCTCTAATGCTCTAATCCAGCCTATACTTTCTGGTGAATTTATATTAGAAGTATAAATAAAAGGAATATTGTTTTTTTTACATAATGGCGACAAATCCACAAAATCACTGTTAAAGTCTGAGCGCTGCTGTGTACATACACCAACCACTTGCTCATTCTTCCTAATTAGAAGTTCCAATGCCATATAGGAAAATTTTACTGTACCAATTAACAAGATACGCATATTAAACCTTTAAATTATAAAATTTCTTTTTAAGGATATTTTTTAGTTTAGCATCCTTTAGAACCTTAACAATTTTGATGCCTGCTTTTCCTTCACCATAAGGATTTATCGAACTCTTAAGCCTCTGTTGAAGCTGTGAGGAATAAAGTTTATCAAATGCTTTTTGTATTGACTCTTTGGTAGGATCACAGTCAATCACGCTATCTGCCTTAATACGCCCTGCTTGTCGGTCACCAATATTAATTGTACCGATATGAAAGCTTGGTGCTTCAGCGAGCCCGCTAGAACTATTACCCACCATGGCATCGACATATTGCAAAGCGCTTAAATACCTCAACTGCCCCAGTGAAGTAAAACCTACCGCTTTGTGCTTATTATTAGCAACATATCCATCAATCATCTGGTTGATAATACGGCCATCAGTGTCTGAGTTAGCTTTGGTGAAAATTAAATGTGTACCTTCTAATTCATCGAGCGCCTTTAAAAGCTCGGAAAACTGATTCTCAGAAGTCGCACTTTCCAACGTAACAGGGTGAAACGTTATTAATAAATTTTTCTCTGCCAGCTTAAAATCAATCGAATCTTCAAATGCTTCTTTACTCAAAAGTTGCAAACGATGGATATTCTCTATCCCCATTCCACCTACATTAAAGACTCGCGTAGGATCTTCTCCAAGTTGGATAACTCGATTGCAATATTCTTCGGTTGCTGTGAAGTGTAGGTGGCTCATTTTTGTAATACTGTGCCTAATAGATTCATCAATAAGGCCTTCAGTCGTTTCACCACCATGTAAATGCGCTATAGGAATTTTTGCTACCATCGCAGCACTAGCTGCTGCAAAAATCTCATAGCGATCACCTAACAGAACGACAATGTCGGGGTTTAGTTCATCATAAGCTTCAGCAAAACTGATTTGCGCAAGACCAATTGATTTTGAAATACCAACCGCAGTATCAGAAGACAATAGCATTTCAATCTTCTTGTTGATCGTAAATTCTTTTTCTATTTCTTGATAAGTGAGCCCAAATTCTGGGCTAAGGTGCATGCCAGTCACAATCAATTGCAACTCAAACGTTGGCTCAGCCTGAAGTTCTTTCATAAGCCAATATAGCAGCCCATATTCTGCTCGTGTGCCGGTTACTACGCAGATTTTTCTCATATCAAGTCATCCTCTTGATAATCTCGTAGGGCTGCGGTGCCTAATATTTCATCCCAGCACATTGGATTAATGCCTGTTCCAGGGCGTTTAATACAAAGGTTCTCTTCGGTAAATGTATCGCCTTTATTTATTGCTGTTTTAGCCACTAATGACTTGCGTACGATAGGCTTATTCTTTGATTCACTCGGACTAGGCTTTTTCATACTACTACCTAGTGCTATTTCGATATTACGAATGGCTGTAACCATCGCTTTGAGCTCATCAGGCTCTAGGCTTGCTTTATGGTCTGGGCCTTCCATTGTTTTATCTAGAGTGAAATGTTTTTCGATAACTTTAGCGCCCAAAGCAACTGCAGCGATAGGCACTTCGATGCCTCGCGTGTGGTCGCTGTAACCGTAAGCAACATCAAAAGCCTTCCCAATGGTTACCATGGCTTTTAAGTTAACATCTTGCATTGGGGTAGGGTATTCAGTATTTGCATGCAGTATGGTGATATTATTTTTGCTAGTACCTGATTCAATTAATACATCAAGCGCTGTCTCAATTTCACCGAGGTTTGCCATACCCGTAGATAGAATTACCTGCTTTTTCAACCTGCCGATATGCCGCAAATAAGGAAGGTTTGTTATCTCACCACTGGGGATTTTAAATGTTTGAAGGCCCAAGGTGTTTAAGAAGTTAATGCTATCGTGATCAAAAGGGGTAGATAAAAACTCTATATTTTTTTCTTGGCAGTAGGCGATAAGCTCATGATGCATAGCTTCGCTTAGCTCTAACTTTTTGATCATATCAAACTGAGATTCTTCTGAACCTGTGGTTTGTTTTTGGTAGTCGGCTTTTTCAGTATTTTTAGATATACATAGCTCCGTTTTAAATGTTTGGAATTTTACTGCGTCAGCTCCAGATCCAGCTGCAGCGTCAATCAGCTTTTTCGCCAACTCTAAATTTCCATTATGATTAACACCAGCCTCGGCAATAATAAAAGTTTTCTTTTCCATGATATCCACTCACTTCCTATATAGCTGAAATAGTTTAGGCGTTATTTTATCATTATGTTCATTCTGCCACATTTTATTAAGTCGGGCTCTGACCTCCGGCATAAAATCGACCCCCGCAATATAAAAAGGAAGCTTTACATCCGAAAATTTAGACTTGAACTTAAATAAATTATCATTTTCATCCGCAGTTCTTCCACCGCCAAGCATCATCCACCTGCAGCCTTTTTCTTTAGCACGCTCAAATGCGCAGTCCAGCAAGAGATAATTACCGTTTTCTCGCATGAAGCTTTGGTTATTTGCAGAAAGGTGATAATGAGAAATATCGCTACCGTACATAAAAAAACCTGAGGAAACTATATCGTTATCTAGTTTCACTTCAATCAACTCAATCCCACTGATTGAAGACAGACCTTCAAAGTACTCAGGCTTGAAATAATAAAATTCTTCTGCAGAGTTTTTATTCATTGTTAAGTCATACAGTTG from Suttonella sp. R2A3 carries:
- a CDS encoding formyltransferase family protein, translating into MRILLIGTVKFSYMALELLIRKNEQVVGVCTQQRSDFNSDFVDLSPLCKKNNIPFIYTSNINSPESIGWIRALEPDIIFCFGWSKLIKSELLNLTSIGVVGFHPTALPENRGRHPIIWSLILGLDQTASTFFFMEEGADDGDLLSQERVCIGYEDNALSLYNRITNIALKQIEDFLPDLKKGNYLRTPQRHELSNLWRKRTPQDGLIDFRMSSRAIYNLVRGLSEPYIGAHLLHNGVEVKIWEIEEVKYDKNNLEPGLVLDCERSLLIKCYDGAVKIIRHEFSKLPEKGEYL
- the neuC gene encoding UDP-N-acetylglucosamine 2-epimerase, yielding MRKICVVTGTRAEYGLLYWLMKELQAEPTFELQLIVTGMHLSPEFGLTYQEIEKEFTINKKIEMLLSSDTAVGISKSIGLAQISFAEAYDELNPDIVVLLGDRYEIFAAASAAMVAKIPIAHLHGGETTEGLIDESIRHSITKMSHLHFTATEEYCNRVIQLGEDPTRVFNVGGMGIENIHRLQLLSKEAFEDSIDFKLAEKNLLITFHPVTLESATSENQFSELLKALDELEGTHLIFTKANSDTDGRIINQMIDGYVANNKHKAVGFTSLGQLRYLSALQYVDAMVGNSSSGLAEAPSFHIGTINIGDRQAGRIKADSVIDCDPTKESIQKAFDKLYSSQLQQRLKSSINPYGEGKAGIKIVKVLKDAKLKNILKKKFYNLKV
- the neuB gene encoding N-acetylneuraminate synthase yields the protein MEKKTFIIAEAGVNHNGNLELAKKLIDAAAGSGADAVKFQTFKTELCISKNTEKADYQKQTTGSEESQFDMIKKLELSEAMHHELIAYCQEKNIEFLSTPFDHDSINFLNTLGLQTFKIPSGEITNLPYLRHIGRLKKQVILSTGMANLGEIETALDVLIESGTSKNNITILHANTEYPTPMQDVNLKAMVTIGKAFDVAYGYSDHTRGIEVPIAAVALGAKVIEKHFTLDKTMEGPDHKASLEPDELKAMVTAIRNIEIALGSSMKKPSPSESKNKPIVRKSLVAKTAINKGDTFTEENLCIKRPGTGINPMCWDEILGTAALRDYQEDDLI